The DNA sequence AAAgacatgaagaagaagaagatgatgataatgatgGGTGTTTAGAGGAAGAAGAAACAAGTGCGGGTTACAATTCATCATTACAAAAACCCCTCATGCAAGTATCTACTCATCATAATCTTCTTAGCAGCTTCAAGACTAGTCCTCCATTTCCACTTGCTAAAAGGTATCTCAAAGGCTCATACCTTTTTACCATTAAAGTTTTCACATTTACATATACATCAATCACTTAAGATGATATATAGGAGCATCTTCTTACACATCACACATGCATGAAGCATGATCCTATGAAGCGTAGAGAAAACATAtatgttttcttatgttttcttcttcttcatcagaGCTCGCAATACAGATCAGTATCTGCAATGCAACCAAGGCGAGACAATGTTAATGTATCCTTACAGTCATGATGATTTGGTATTGGCTCAAAAGAATGGAGATGAACTAGTAAGAAACATGGAGAGTAACACAGCCTTCTCCTTGCCACATCATCTCTTCCACAATCTCAATCCCTCATCTCATGCAGTGGTGGAAGATTCTCATTCTCTAAAGGTACACTAATCTCTAAGATATTTATGTTTTCCTAGTTATTTAATTTTATCATCTATACATCCATACTGTATTACAATAGTCGAAACCATCTATACATCTATACTGTATTATAATAGTTAAAAGAATTGGTTGGCTTAGTACTCGGACTTTATTActtaaattttttaaaatgagATGGATTATAATAATATTCATGTATAGTACTACCTTTTCAAGTTTCAACTGCATGCAAGTCATATAAGCATATATTATCTCTTATGCTTATTTGTAATTTTGTATGCATAGTATATAGGGTTGCCAAAATGGACAGTTGTTGCATGAGTATATATAATAAATCCATGCTTTTTGGGACAAGCAGTACTCAACCCCTTTATGGTTTCCTTGTGTCTAGTAACATCTCTTGCAGAGAATAATACTATGACACTGTAGCCTCACTTTTGATTATACTCTGTGCTTGAGTTTACTCCTTTTGTTTCTAGTGAACATTAAACATAGAAATTGTGAAAGTAAAATGCTTTTTGTGAATTTCAATTAATAAAGTGCAGCAAAAGCAGGTTTGTTTTAATTTTCCCTGTACTCTTAGGAAGTATTTTAGGGCTAGAGGGGGTGTGTATAGCTAGCTAGCTTATTATTATAGTTTATCTGAAAAGGTATAAAGTATGCAAGTTATGTAGATTGATCAAGTGAAACGTTAGATCTTGTGAGTTTGATCCCAGTAAAAACTTTTGCAAATTGTGGTCCATTACTGTATTATTAACAAAGCCATAACTTTGGGATCTAAAAGATGACCAAGGCCAACCCCTTTAAATGCAAGAATGCAGTACCTGTGCATTGTTCATATACAAACAACAGTCTTTTAAGTCTGGGCACAATGCATACATGGGGCCATTCACCAGTGGAAGGCTAGCCATCTTATGAATATATTTTGAATTTCTTTCAAGTGTAAAACTTATGCTTCTAGTGAAGTGTTAATTACTACTAATCTTTTGCAGGTTGCAGAAGAAGATAAAGCATGTATATCAGCTAACAAGAGACGCAGAATTGAGAACTCGGGGATTATGCACAAAGTTGACGATGAAGATCTTGGATGTGGATTGTCATTGTCGCTGTCATTGCAGCATCCTTCCGCACAAAAGAGCAACGGTTCTTCACCCAGCGATGTCAGTGAGGCGATTTCGTCATCCTATTTCAGGCCCAACTTGAAGCACTGCACAAGCTCCACGCAGGAGCACAACCTTAATCTAGAACTATCTATCTCTTTATGTGGCGCCTAAGCTTGATTAGTGCCAATGTTTTCCTCTGGATTAGCTAGAACATGGAACATGTTTTCATTTAGATGTAAATTCTATTTCTAGATTAATATTAATGTTCAAACTTAGTGGGATTATGCATTTCAGATATGCTGTCATTGACTGCTAAACAATTCTTAAACTTTAAAAACTGTCGAATTATTTGTATTTTCATGTAGCCCACAAGTGAGAAATTCACAACTCAGTGtagaaaataagaaaaatattCTTCTCGTTTACTTGAAAAACTTAAGGAGCTAAGCATAGCGATTATCGATTACAATAGAACCCCAGATCTTGTGCACTGAGACTTTCCTACATGCAAGGCTGAGAAACTTATTTTTTCCAATTGCTACTTAGGTCACCTTtgttgaaaataaaaataaataaaaaatcaaactatgggaatatgattttataaatgtaTGATCTCATAACAGCGAAAAGATAACTGAAAGTACATTTCTGTTCATATTATGCTACTAGTAGGTCTATTGTATTAGGCCAGTCACCCTCAAGTTCACCAAATTTCTAGGGTAATACAAGTTGATGCCTTCTTCGTATCCCTAGTTTCAATTCAATGTATTGACTATATACTCCTAACCAAGACTTTTGTTGCGGTCCATGCTTGGACATTAAGTGCATCAGTTAATTAGCAAGATGGCTATTGTATTAGAGTTGTCAATTTGCCATATCTGTTATGGACTATAGCCATAAATTTCAAACCAGCCTAGAGGGATTTCCCAGTGCCCATGCACAGTGCCCATTGTCACCCATACTGCAGGATATGGGAGTAGTCCCCAGTTTTAAAGGTTCTTTCTCTTCAAACGGAACTTCCTATAGCATCTTCATCTCATTGAAAAGACATCAAGGGAAACTGAATCTCAAGGTTTGTTTTAGTTTCTAGGTTCATTTAGTCCACGAGAACAAGAATCTACGGGTATTTGACACAGTTTAGTCACCGAGTTTAAGAATATTTCTCTATTGTATTGCAACTAACAGCATCTGACATATAAAGTATCAAAACTAAAGAAGCAAACTGTTAGACTATAAACTTAAAATTTCAAAGCTATGGGAACTGAGATGAACTTTGAAAAGATTAAAAAAACTTGAGAAACAGGAAATTACACAAACTTTTATAAAAGATAAGTTTGCAACGAGTGAACTCTGCAAATCAAGCCAAGAATAGTtctcataattttttttttaacgCTGTGCTAAAGGTTAGATAAGATCATAAGTCCGCAACCTAGGACCTCGCCAGAATAAGTTAATTCGAGTCTGTTTGATTTGGACTTACAGTTACAACTGCAAATAAACTCATTTTGGCTCCACGAGATTCTTGCTATTCTTCTTTCCATTACCCGTTTTCATATCAGAAACTAGAGCTTTGATACCAAGCTTAGGCTTGGTGCTCACAAGGTTGTACGGTAAAACTGAGACCCCAGCCACTAACGACCCGCTCATCACTCTAGAAATGGGTAGCAGCTCAACAAGAACTGAAAGCTGAAAATTAAATTACATGGTCATTATGACCATTGATAAAACAAGGGAACTAACTTCTGAATAAAGCATCTAGAATTGTACCTGTGGAGAGCCCAGGTCCACCACTGAATCAGATATAACTTCTTTAACTGCTGCAGCTACGACCGTAAAACATCTATTTCGGTCTAATAAATCTATCGCATCTGAATTATTTAATGCTTTTTTAGCACCCTTTATCTCGGCCTCCTCAAATCCTCTTCTATTGTACCCAACTGCAAACTGTAACGGTACATAGGGGTTTATTTAAGTATAAATGTATATACTTGTCACTTATCGACAACCTGAGACATAAGTCACTACACTATTTTTAAACTAATTATTCAATAATTCTGAAAAAGTTGCATCAGAATTACATTTTCAAAGAAGTTACTAAAAGGGCAAGAAGAATTTACATCATAAGATACCCTAACTACTTCAATGTGATAGCTTTACTCTCCAAAGTTCAAATTTTTATGTTTAGAACAGTTTTTCATTACCATAAACAATTAAGCACTGGCTACTGTTGGGTAGCCAGAAACTACAACAGTAACCTTGGCTATTTTCACTAGTTGGTGTGCGCCAATCCTCTCATACTTATTCTTTGAAATCAGTCGTCCACATTAATACATGCATCTTTAATAAAGTTGTCCCTTACCTTTACAGGTCGCACAAGTTTGTTCTTATCGTCATTCACGAACTGTAAAACAAGCTTTGACACTGCTGCAGTCAACTCTTTTTCATTTAAAGTACAAGTAGCTTGGATAGGAAATATGCGATGACACCAACTGCACCACAAAATTATTGGCTAGCTTATCAGACAATCCCAGCCACGATATCGATGATAAATCCAACCAAGACAAAGTTAGGATACTAGCCAAGCATAATGGTTACTCTACTGATTGCATACATACTTCTATCTTCATAGTTTATAATTAAGGTGCCTGCATACAAGCCAACAGATAACTAAGGACTTGATTCAGATTGTGTTT is a window from the Apium graveolens cultivar Ventura chromosome 1, ASM990537v1, whole genome shotgun sequence genome containing:
- the LOC141679140 gene encoding uncharacterized protein LOC141679140, translated to MGSFGRNGGVRQYIRSKVPRLRWTPDLHQCFVQAIHRLGGQDKATPKLVLQLMDVRGLTISHVKSHLQMYRSMKTDCNGEDGSSFTQESRKQRHEEEEDDDNDGCLEEEETSAGYNSSLQKPLMQVSTHHNLLSSFKTSPPFPLAKRARNTDQYLQCNQGETMLMYPYSHDDLVLAQKNGDELVRNMESNTAFSLPHHLFHNLNPSSHAVVEDSHSLKVAEEDKACISANKRRRIENSGIMHKVDDEDLGCGLSLSLSLQHPSAQKSNGSSPSDVSEAISSSYFRPNLKHCTSSTQEHNLNLELSISLCGA
- the LOC141679144 gene encoding uncharacterized protein LOC141679144 isoform X3; this encodes MPPLLYFTILLLAFLLLAPSRGRKVLRKKPCRFFKRHLYLQFIISSQSCNSEDLESSDRSNEAKRRKVFIAESDEVSVKCVESKSAAVTNADIGEKLSEDSCVPSVEEETDVGVTDVLSLVKLIRSGMLLFIFQKDHSNDVANTVATIMQSLKSGSLKSPLWCHRIFPIQATCTLNEKELTAAVSKLVLQFVNDDKNKLVRPVKFAVGYNRRGFEEAEIKGAKKALNNSDAIDLLDRNRCFTVVAAAVKEVISDSVVDLGSPQLSVLVELLPISRVMSGSLVAGVSVLPYNLVSTKPKLGIKALVSDMKTGNGKKNSKNLVEPK